One region of Cydia fagiglandana chromosome 15, ilCydFagi1.1, whole genome shotgun sequence genomic DNA includes:
- the LOC134671387 gene encoding heme transporter hrg1-A-like — protein MLRTKIHIVLSAIGVFLGLSAFICFCIVYANIEAGMWALLSGIHAGLTLMLHCHYLKDSLHVNFSRKALQYIGDFGMFGLIAGTALTLFYIFLEIYYGADVMPIDTSVVIRMVWSFMMMKWGGMLYYFTRSYLRTYNDHQLFSEAHIEET, from the exons ATGCTGCGAACAAAGATTCACATAGTTCTAAGTGCAATCGGTGTATTTTTAGGATTGTCAGCATTTATATGTTTCTGCATTGTTTACGCTAACATAGAGGCTGGAATGTGGGCGTTATTATCCG GTATCCATGCTGGATTGACCCTGATGCTGCACTGTCACTACCTGAAGGACTCTCTCCATGTCAACTTCTCCCGCAAAGCACTCCAATACATCGGAGACTTTGGCATGTTTGGCCTCATCGCTGGAACAGCCCTTACACTGTTCTATATTTTTCTGGAGATCTATTATGGAGCTG ACGTAATGCCAATAGACACCAGCGTAGTAATCCGTATGGTGTGGTCGTTCATGATGATGAAGTGGGGCGGTATGCTGTACTACTTCACCAGGTCCTACTTGCGGACGTACAACGATCACCAGCTGTTCTCGGAAGCTCATATTGAGGAGACGTAA